The following nucleotide sequence is from Arvicanthis niloticus isolate mArvNil1 chromosome 25, mArvNil1.pat.X, whole genome shotgun sequence.
ACTGTGCCTTGCTCCATTTACTAAGTCCCATGGTAAAAATATTACCTACTATCGTGGCCAAGTGAAGTTAAATCAACATGTTACTCAAGGCAGTATTAGAGAAAGGGATGTGCAATTATAGTTCCCCTTCTACTATTTAGGAAACAAGTTTTctataataaatttttataatgaTGTTTACAAAATAATAAGCCTGAAGCTGacggagatggctcagtcagtaaagtgtttactGCACTACCACAAGAACCTGAAAGCATTTAGGAAGCAAATACAGGAAGAGCCTGGGGATCTGCTGGCCAGTCCATCCAGCAAATTGGtgaactccagtttcagtgagagaccttgcctcaaaaaagtGAAAAGTATTTGACCAAGACACCACCTTCAaattctagcctccatacaaacACACCAGTACATGTATAGTAAGCCTGAcaactgagaaaagaaaacacccaCAGTACTTATTTCAAATCAAGGcatgggactgaagagatggtccAGCAGCTGGGAGCACAAACTGCTGTGtaaggttcacttcccagcatgcCCAAGGtggctcccaactgtctgtagatccagtttcagggaatctgatgaaTTCTTCTTAGCTCCACAGACACAAGGTtcacaaacaaacatgcaaatcACTCACACATAAATGACATTAAGTAAACAAAAATCAAGACACAGTGCTGCCTTTACCTGCTGTTCTCTACCCACCATTACCAGCCCAGCACAGCCCATTTTGAGAAGCAATTATATGTTCAATAATCTTTCACTTTAAGCTTTATCTCAGTTGTCTCACTGTGTGTGGCTTAGGCATTCCAAGTGATTCATTCTACCTGTAAAAGCCTACTAGCTTGAagattatgtctttttttttttttcaacaaaatttaCTGCTTTATTCTGTAAGTAGGATATTTACTAGTAAAAACAAACTTACGCAGGCTTCGGATTTCTTTAAGTCACTGAATGTTGATTCAGCAAACTGAAAGTATTCTACACTTCTGCAATAGCTAAATGATACAGCGAATTAAAAAGTAAACTTCGTTTATACTCAGTATGGGAAATGTCTAATGGAAGGAAGTGAGTAAAACTGTTTCATATAAACTATaaaactcataaataaaatgaaaaataaaaactttgacTTGGAAACCAATATATTATATCCCCAAAGAAATTATGAATTCTTAACTCATTTTCTCCTCAATTAATCTAACAACTTTTTAAGTACTGTACTTTTTATCATTCTTTAAAtgcaactttaaaaacaaatagaagaaaatattatttaatcctataaatatttttatcatgatGGTACTAAATTAAAAACAGCATGTAAGAAACTGACACAGCAAAAAATATTTATGGACAGGATATAATCAGGGATCTGCTGGTGTTGAACTTAGTCTAACATCAGACACCTTACttaaattttctaaatttcattTCTCATATAAGCAAAAAAAATGAGTATGAAAAAAGTCAAAATTCACTCAGAAATCTGTATTTAGTGAGTCTGTCAGGAACTACACAGTTTTGAAGCTAAACGGAATACAATGAATCACCAGTAAGTTCTTCCTAAAAAAAACTGTAATGTTCTTCCCAGGCTGAGAGTTCCTCTTTTACCCTATacagattattttattatactcTTCTGAACGTTGTGTATTAACTTAGCAATCTACTTAGGATAACCACTAGACCTCAGTGCTTAGGATAAAAGGATGTTGAAGAAATCATAGACCTGTACATTTTTAGTACAGATTATCTGTCCGGTTCAGCACATACATTAGCCTTGCTGTGGAGAAGCTCACACAACCCAGCAGCAGCTCTTTTGTCTTTGTTCCTGTTACTCAAATACAAGTTAGTAAGTATTtcacttgaaattttatttttataaaacttttcaAAGTTGTGAACACAAATTTTGAGACTTTCCTAAGGCTTCacataagaaaaatgtatttcacAGTATGTTCATTTTCTAGACTATTTAGAGTTTATAGGAGACATTTGCAATGTCCCCTCAAACAGTTCACTGGGCAAGTAGCAGTAAAAGTGCCAAACCTGATTCATCAGTCAGCCTTCATCTCCCTATGTACTCTGAGTAAAGGATgatagaaacaaaatcaaagataAATTCACCTTCCACAAACACAACTCCACttttaacaagactgagtcttaTCCTTACCATCAATGAACCTAATGAATTGAAGAAGTTTGTTCTCTCTCCCCTATCAAACACAGAACATATGTCATTTTAAATCAGGGCAGAATAAGCATGTCCATTAGTAAGCAAAAGGAAACCAGATTTATAAGACAATGTTTTTCTATTcacaagtttaaattttttaaataattaaaaataaacttaagaaaccaaaccaaaccctgtACTTTCACTGCATCAATACTGTAGAATAAAACTGGTCACTTGGAAAGGCCCTCTAAAGCAAACTAAGCTTCACCTTGCGGGGACCAACTGGTCTACCACTTAGCTCTTTAACAGCAGATAGAGCTTCAGTAtaatttgtcatagcaacaaTAGCTTCTCCCAAAGGTAATCCTGCCTCATTATACTGTAATGAAACTGAATCAGGTATGACTTTATAACCATGGAAAAAGTCTAAAATTTCACCAGCACCGGCTTTAAATGGAAGATTTGAGATCTTAACAGGAATTATTCTACCTGAACCAGAATTTAAATTTTGATCACACATATCTTTTCCCTCAGGAAAACTTCCCATATTATACTTTCCAAAATCAAATTTGTCACTTTCTAGTTGACCAAACCTCCCAAAAGAATGGTGACCTCTGAAATCAGGTGAGGTCCAAAACTCCTCTCCAGGAAGTCTAAAATTATCAGTAAGTCTGAAGTCCTCCTCTGGAACTTCCCTGAAGTCTTCCACAGACAACTGCCTGAAGTCCTCATCAGTGGGTCGTCTCAGATCTTCTTGCAAGGTCCTGAAGTCCTCATCAGAAGGGTGCCTAAAGTCTTCATCTGCCATACGCCTGAAATCTTCCTCTCGGGAATGCCTGAAATGTTCTTGGGGTGGCCGTCTAATGTGCTCCTGATAGGATCTCCTGAAGTGCTCCTGAGATGGCTGTCGGAAGTCTTCTTCCCAAGGGCATCTGAAATCCTTCTCTGGTAGCTGCCTATAATCTTTTTCATGAGACTGCCTAAAATCATCTTGCAGTGGCCATTTCCAATCCTCAAAAGGCTGTCTCCAGTCTTCCTCCCTAGAGTGCCTGCTATGTTCCTCCCTGGGGTGCCTATGGTCTTCCCGGGAGTACCTGAAGTCCTCAGGAGAGTGCCTCTCAGAACTCTGGAAATACCCTTGGGGGTGCCTGAAATGACCCATTTTCCTTAAGTCTTTTGGCTGATAACGAACGCTTTCAGACTGACTAAATGAACATGCTGGTGCATCTTTTAAGTCAAACAGGCAAGAACAGTCATCTCCATCGTGTGACCAGGAACAGGCTTGTGTCTTCTCATTAGACATCCAGGAAAAATTGACACCAAACTCCTGCATTTGTTCCTCAGATATACGTCTCAGCAACACCTCTATCCCCAAGAATCTTCGGCGGTTCAAACGTTCAGCTTTCACGGCCTCTTCTTCTGATTTAAATCTCACCAGTGCTTCCCCCAAACCAACCCCCTTGTCATCACAAAGCAAGTAAATGTCATCCTCAACAAGAGGAAAGTCTGCAAAGAACTTCTGAACTTCACCTTTTGAAACATCAAACGGTAAATTTCTAATATAGATGCACAGCTTCTGCCCAGAGCCAGGGAAGCCTTCTTGAGAGTACTTTTGAGCAGCACACCCTGGCCTTTCGTGCTCTAAAGACTCTGGTCTCTTCTTTTCATAGCATTCAATGATTTTCACCATTTCCTTTCTAGAAACTGGGTCAATAAGAACTGGACGATACTGTAGAACGGTCTTATGCAGACCCAGGGCAGTATTATAGTCTCTTTGATTCTTAAACATGACAAAGGCATACCGTGTTCTCCGTTCATCTTTATATAAAAACTTAATCTGGTCATTAGTCAGGTCAGTATCTCTAAAGAGATTCCTTAAATCCCTTTTGTTAGTATTTAAGGACAGATTTTTTAAGTGAACATAAAATCCAAGAGGGGAGCGAGAACGTGTTCTAGATTTTGAATGAGACCATTTCCGAAAATGTCTTCTTGAAGGAGAATGTTCTTCAGATCTCATACGAGGAGTGTCACCATCCTTGGTTGCAGTACCACCATATTCAATCCACTGTTGTTCTGAACCCTGCATGACTTCTATAAATCTTGAACCCATGAAACTTCTATGGCATTTAAGACCTCCTGAAGCATCGGTACATGAAGCAAATTTCACTATAGCATCACCATTATTTCGGCCATCATGGTGTTTTAAGAGAATCACTCCATCAACACACAACCCAGAGAAAAAGGCACGGACATCATCTTCATTTACTAAGTAAGGCAAACCTCGTAGAAACAAGTAAGGGTTCTCAGCCTTCAATGGCCTGGTCTTTCTTGGCCTCAAGTCAAGTCCTGTACCATTTGTATGAAACCCAGCATCTCGATTAACCGAAGAGCCATATCCAGAATAACTTTCCTCTTCCTTCAGAGCATCAATAAAATGATACATGTTGCCAACCCCTGATGGCCCAGATCCTGGCCGCTCTCTTCCTACACGAGCacttcttttcatctctatggTCTTCTGCATTTCTACCTTGCTACTAAGAAAAAGCTCTACAGATGAATCCTTGATAAACCCTCCTGAGCGACTTATGGCACGTCTTGCATCTTCATCtgttgcaaaaataataaaagcctcCCCAACTTTCCCTCCAATTATATGCACTCCTCCATCAGGAATAGTCAATCCCTTGAAGAAGTGACGGATATCCACAGGACCCGCAACAAAAGGAAGCCCCAGTAAACGGATGACTACAGCCATGCTGAGCTCAAACCACAGCAATAATGACCTGCAGACAAAAAGGTACACATAATAGCAAGTCTTATTTCTGCAGTACCTTACTTAGCACAGACTAGCTTAATAATTACCTCGTTCCTGCCTTCTTCAGCGTTcataaatggaaaacaaaacactactccacaggaaaacctGAGCTTATCTAAGTCTTAAAACAAATACATGTTCTCccatataaacatacaaataaaccAACTGCCTTAAACACTTCATGTCACCTACCCTATTCAATACGATCATCGAAAATATCACATCTTCCTTTGTAAGTCTGCCTGCCAAATGCTGCTTCACAACAAGACCAAACTACTTTCAGATTCTTTAGAAGCATTGCCTCCTACTCATCTGTCTTTCACTAACCATAATAGAGTTTACATATTCAGAAAAGCCAGCTATGGTCAGAATACAATTCTGCACACTTTATCAACTGGTCACCAGGTAAAGGCAGAACGACAAGTACAAAGACCCACTAGTCTATCTGAGCTTGTCACACTTCTGTGCAAAGCCTTATACTCTGATGTCTTACCTTTTCCTTTAATTTCTTGGAGACCTGTTTATTCTGTAAAAGCAACTTAACtgtggaaagaaaatgaaatacaattaATCTTTGAGTTCTGCAGTCAATCTCAATGCTTGATGTCCATCTCAAAATGACCTATTAAAGTAAAACAATATAAGGCATCACAATTACAGCCATTACAAATGGTCTCATTTGTCTCAAAGGGAAATTAATTATACTTTTGCAAAAGTGTAACACCAGAACTGACAACTGGGAggtataaaacatgaaaaaattcaTGCTGAACGTTATACTATTTGGTTGGAATTAGCCTGAAAAAATATGAAGGAAGTATTAGATATTTTCAGGGTAGTGGTCTTTACATTGAGTGTATGAATATATCAAAGCCCATTGAATTCTATCATTAAATCAAGTCCAAGCTTATCCCATGCTGACATACTGAAGTTTTACATGTACTTAAAATCTGTTTTACACCAGTTTGAAGACCAAGTATTTTTAAAGGGCCTTACATCACTTCACCTAATGGTGATCTAAACTTGTCGCTCATACTTATATCCAACTCACATGCCATTCTGCACCTTCCAAAACATAATACTAAATTAAACAAAGCAACAATTCAAAATAATATAGTGAATAAAAATACCAGAGCTCAAAAACTATCAATTATTAGGCAGTAAATTTAAACCAATGACTGCTCTTTGGTTACAATTTTAAGTTCTGCATATTACAAATACAGAAATCAATGTCATTATGATACaattaaggaaaatattaaatcatCCCTAAAGTAAAACTGAAAAAGTTCAATGCCACTCATTTCCTAAGCTTACAACAATCAGTAGACTACTAAAATTTAcctcaagcatatacaaacacacacacactgtatcaaCTGTGAATTTAACCATGCCAGCAgacacttttaaaaaaactatccTACACCTTACATTATAATAATATGAACATAAACAATATAAAGACTTACTGGTTTGCAATATTGGGACTGACAATATcattactaaaaacaaacaaacaaaaaaaaaaccctcaacttaaattatttaagaaaacttACTTGTAGCACTTTCACagacaaccaaacatgacatacCAAATAACTTCTTAAAGGTCCCAAATATATCATTTAATTAATATTGATGTGCAAATAAAAGTTTGGGTTCCCTTAAACTTAAGTAACACTACCTTCAAGTTTGAAAGGCTGTCTTTAAAATCCTGGTGGGTAGGGTCTACAGATTAAATGCTTAAACTAAAAGTTAATCAGTAAAAATAATGGTACAAAGTAAATTCAAAAATTATTGAGATTTGCTATGAAAATCTTGGCagtacaaaatacaaaacaaacaaacaaacaaacaaaaaaaaaaaaaacagaaccaaaccaaaatgggaaaaaaaaatcaaaaaccaaaactctAAGCCTGATTTCAACAAGCCAATATTCACAATCTTCAACAAAACCTATAAATGGCTCCTTGAAACTTGTCCAAATCCAAATTCTAAGACTCCTATGAAAACTGATGTGGATGCTTTTCAACTCATCTGACCTTAAACTCTTCTGAAATCCACAGGAGCTGTATACCCTGAGGACAAGAACTGAGCTGCACACACATCAGTTCTGAGACAGTCAAGGAGATAAGTACACACCAAGTTTAACGTGCCTCTCACAACACATCCttactttaaaaatcacttttctaTGTGTCTTAACTAAAACCATCTTCATTAAGCAGTTTCACAGGCACAAGGCTATTGAGTTCCAATCCAACAGACCGTAAGTTTGCTCTAATTTGCCAAATGAAAGCTAATGTTTAACTTCGTCGCCATTGCCATAGTAGGCTAATCAGTAACACGTAGGAGAGCGTCTcagaaactcaaagcatacaCTATTTCCTTACACTCTCCAGAAAGTCTACTGACACATTAGCCTGCACCAAAGTCAAAACACAGTCTCCTGTTCTAGTTTTAGATGCCACTGCACAAATATCGAACAATACAGTAACCCTGTTGTTTCATGATGCTGTTCCTGTCAGGCCTCTATGAACTGCTATGGAAAGGAAGAGGATCCTTCATTTAATGATAAACCCAGTTTAAACAACTTTGCTAATTTTACCAAGCCATCCCTCCACTTAAATCACCTTAAATAAATGATCTTATTATGTGTGCATCTTTTACTCATGACTCGCAGAAAAACAGGTGGAACTTAAGAGCTATAATTTCAGTCCCACTTGATTTTAACTGGCACAAGTCATTTTCCGGACCTGGCAAGAGAGGCAAAAGTTTTACTATGTGCCTCCAACTATGTCATAACTGCCCAGTATTTAGAACCATTCAAATCCTAAGTAAGAATTGTCCTTGCAGAAAATCTACCTCAGTCCACAAACATTCTCTGATAAAATCTGCCTTATATGATGTagatgttcaaaataaaaaacttCATGACCACATAGGGCCATAGTTCCGGGTCAGGAAAGGTTAAGTGAAGACGATTCCACAGGACACACACTTCCCACGACATCCACCATCAATGGGGAAATCCTCCGAAGACAGCGTCTTGACTTTGTCCACGCTTCCAAGGACCAGAGTTTCCTTCTTTTAGCGCCAGGCCAACTTCAACTTCCTAGGTCGGATCCGATACTGTCTCCAGACTCCGTGCCCAAATCGGCTTTCAAATTAACCAAGACCGCCCAACCCGCGTTCCTTCGCGCCCCGCGGTCCTGAGGGCAACCGCACCACCCCAGCTCGCCCGAGGGGACGGGCTCCCAACCTCACTGAACCGCTCTGCGCACCTCCAGCCCGACAAAACCGGCCTGCCGGGCTTTCCCGCGCCGCTACCAACGTGGACAtggcaaagaaaagaaatacctaggCGCTGCTCCGACTTTCGCTGTCAAGATCCCTGGACATTCACGCACCGCCACACGGAGGCTGACAGGAGGAAGTCGGGGGTCAGCGAGCGCGGCCCTAACCGCACAAGTCGCGCTCGCCCCACGCCCAGCATGCCCGTCCTTCCGGATCTCACCCCTCCCTTCCCCCGTGCCCGGCCTCCAGAGGAGAAGTGCTTCGCACTGGGCAAtgaccacacaccacacaaacgGAGATCGGGACGCTCCTCCTTGCAGCTGCCTCCACAGGGCCAACTAGTCCCCAACGCGGCCAGAAGGAAATGGAGACCGCGCTTCCCTCCGGTCGGAACAAACCGACGCACCCTTTGTCTGCTCATGCGCAGTCCAAGCCCCACCCGCAGCCCAGGCAGGAGGCTTTTGTGCATGCTCTATTCCTGGACCATCCGTGAACCCGGGCCTACCTCCGAAAAATTCCAATCAGCGGGAGACAACAGCAAAAATATACAAACGAAAcaggtttcttcttttcttttcaggagaaagaaaagatgtgaaAGAGGAAAGTTGGAGATTTCTTTATCCTTCACTCAGCTGCAGTGTCTGTTAGACATGAGAAAAACAGGACAGTTGCACAGACTGACAAAAGCAAGCTGTagtggctggtgagatgactcagcagtaagagcactgattgctcttcaggaggtcatgagttcaaatcccagcaaccatatgctggctcacaaccatccataatgaaatctgatgtcctcttatgggtatttgaagacagctacaatgtacttacaataataaataaataaataaataaataacaacatgCCTGCAGGGTGCCTTGCCTGAAGTCTGTATTACAGAAAGTAGCCCCTCAGAGGCTGTTGACTGTACTGTCAAAGTCCCAATGAATCATACTATGTGGCAGTTCTCACGTGGGATTTTTGTGTAGGGGAAATAGACGTATCCTCTGGGAAAGGATGGAGAAAAGAGACACGGGAGAAAGGGAAAATATGGGGGTTTTTATTAGGCCCGTGTAGCACGGGAAAAAAAGGACATTCAACAGTGGTTATGGTATACTTCCAAAGGAGAGACACAGGAGCAACACTGTCACATCTTCGGTAGCCTGAAATgccctagacacacacacacacacacaccaggcacacacataaacacaccacacacaatttGTAAATGTGAGTCTGTTTGGTGAGAAAAACATGTGCGTAGGTATTGAAAAAGAAGGAAACcataggaagggagaaggggacaaGAGATGAGAATAGATAAGGAATATGTGGTTCTGAGTTAAGGTTACTTTGATTCTCACCCACATTTGCAGAAATTTTAGCCAAGATTTAATGAGAACTTTATTCACCTGGACCACAATGCTCATAGACTTTCAACAAACTCAACAGGCATTGCTAGCCTCCAACTACCTCCCTTGTTGCTCTGGGCTGACCATCCCCCTTCAGTTAACACACTCTTCCCAAATAGCATTTCAAAGTAAATGTCTGCCATTTCTGTCATTATAATATAAAAAGGAAAGTTATTGTTAATGAAACCACATGCTTTTCATGTGAAACATGAAAAACATGCTTTTCATGCTTTTCATGAAAACATAAAGTtttcagtttataaaaaaaatactaaacttttttttcagttttttttaataaactgaaAACTTTATGTTTTCAggacaacaaaacataaaattaagtaACCACATTTAACTATGGAGACTCTGATTCTTCCCAGGCATTTAGGAACATATGTCTATATCGCAAATATATCGCTGAATGAATGTCTCAAAAATTACTGGATGCCCCTCCAAGGCTAAGTGACTTTCTGGGTTGTCATGTAGGCTATGTTATGTATGCACTAAAGTTCAGCTTAACCTTGTGAACTAACAACTGCTTTCAACCTCTTCACCAAGCACAAGACCTAGTCCAAACCCATTTCTGCTATTCCTCCCTCCCTTAATAGGTCAACAACCTATTTCCCACACACTTTTACCTTTTACTCTAAGACTTACCTACTTCATCCTCCATCCTCCACACCGACATGATTTACTCCTTCGTTATAGAATacgggtttgtttgtttgtttgttttaaatctgaaAGTGATTTCCCTTCCACCTACTCAC
It contains:
- the LOC143438525 gene encoding RNA-binding protein 12B-A-like; the encoded protein is MAVVIRLLGLPFVAGPVDIRHFFKGLTIPDGGVHIIGGKVGEAFIIFATDEDARRAISRSGGFIKDSSVELFLSSKVEMQKTIEMKRSARVGRERPGSGPSGVGNMYHFIDALKEEESYSGYGSSVNRDAGFHTNGTGLDLRPRKTRPLKAENPYLFLRGLPYLVNEDDVRAFFSGLCVDGVILLKHHDGRNNGDAIVKFASCTDASGGLKCHRSFMGSRFIEVMQGSEQQWIEYGGTATKDGDTPRMRSEEHSPSRRHFRKWSHSKSRTRSRSPLGFYVHLKNLSLNTNKRDLRNLFRDTDLTNDQIKFLYKDERRTRYAFVMFKNQRDYNTALGLHKTVLQYRPVLIDPVSRKEMVKIIECYEKKRPESLEHERPGCAAQKYSQEGFPGSGQKLCIYIRNLPFDVSKGEVQKFFADFPLVEDDIYLLCDDKGVGLGEALVRFKSEEEAVKAERLNRRRFLGIEVLLRRISEEQMQEFGVNFSWMSNEKTQACSWSHDGDDCSCLFDLKDAPACSFSQSESVRYQPKDLRKMGHFRHPQGYFQSSERHSPEDFRYSREDHRHPREEHSRHSREEDWRQPFEDWKWPLQDDFRQSHEKDYRQLPEKDFRCPWEEDFRQPSQEHFRRSYQEHIRRPPQEHFRHSREEDFRRMADEDFRHPSDEDFRTLQEDLRRPTDEDFRQLSVEDFREVPEEDFRLTDNFRLPGEEFWTSPDFRGHHSFGRFGQLESDKFDFGKYNMGSFPEGKDMCDQNLNSGSGRIIPVKISNLPFKAGAGEILDFFHGYKVIPDSVSLQYNEAGLPLGEAIVAMTNYTEALSAVKELSGRPVGPRKVKLSLL